CTAGCGTGAGGAAAAGTCACCTTAGGTGTGTTTAAGTGTGTTGATTAAAGTTAACCAGGTAAGATGCTTTCTTCCCCACTAACCAAGTAACAGTTGCTTCACTTTGGTTTAAAATATACCAGGAAGGATCTGAATGATTCAAATGTGGCTGAAAGGGAGCAGTTTTTGAGGAACATATACTTTTCCAAGCAGGAacattgctttgttttcttctctgaggCTTCTGTTACTATATATCTTCAGTGATGGGCAATGTTTAATTTGGAGAGAGAGattgagggagggaaggagagagacgacaaataggaaagaagaaaggatggagggagaaggggaaaggaaataAATCTATAATGAGGCTGGAATGTGCAGTCTCAATGAGGGGGGAGAGAAGACCAACTCTTCCTAAAGACCCTTAAACACACAGAACAGCAGGTAGCGTTGTCTTGACGCTTTTTACCCAGGGTGACTATATTCTGGGAGGCTGGGGCTGAAATGCTGTGGTCACTATGAATGAAGGGAGTGACTTCTAAGTGTGCTGGCCTCCAGGCATAGCAACCAGAAGGAGACAGTTCTCAGAGCTCCTCTTCTCCAGGACATGTGAGGAATCCTCAGAAAGTACTGAAAACATGGTTGCCCACGCCTGTTGACTCCAGggcactgctgaggtttccattGATTAGggtctctgttttatgtttcagaaATCTCTAGATCCAGGGACCGAGCTGATGTCCACAGCACTGTCTTCTTATATGAGCAGAATGGGGCTGTGTTGATGGGTCAACACCCTTTCATCCTGAGCTGTGAGCAGTCTGGTCTGGgcagtctctttttcttttttttgaggcACAAGACCCTGTGCCCACTGTGAAGTTCATTTCCCACAGTCTGACCCACAACTGACGTCGTTCGGCTCTGCTCACAGCTCCAGGCCTCATTTGTGCCTCTGCCTCCCAGGTTCCTTGATGAGGCCATACGTGGCCTCAAAGTGGAGGCCTCTGAGTAGAGAGCTTCAGACTGGACCATATAAGCCCAGGTTCCGGGCGGCCTGGGAGATCCTGGGAGTTTTCCTCTGGGGAAATGGATAGTGAGCTGGTTTTCCAGCTCGGTGTGGCCTCTTTATGGCAGGAGGGCCCTGAGTGCCCACGTGGAAGCCAGATCCCACTGTCTTTGTCTGTGACTCGTCTGCTTGGCACTCAGGCTGGGCTGTTTCTGGGATGGTGGTTTCTTGCTGAGTCATCTGAGTGTCTTCAAACAAGCCTGGGAGCCTTGGCTCAGACCCCGTGAACTTGTCCTTGTGTCTTACGTGGAGACTGGTTCCCTGGCGGAAGGTTTGGACCAGGCGGTGCATCTCTAGGTGTGTGTGCCACGGAGACTCAGGGGTCTGGAGACAGCCCCTGTCATCCTCCTCCAGCATCTCCTCTGCCTCAGGAGCCGCCTCTTCCGGGGTCAGGGAATGCCTTCTCTCCTTGTTAATCCAAACAGCACTGACCATGGACTCGGCTGGGGCGGGCAGGTTCCCCCCTGAGAAAGCAAGGCGCCGACAGGTCACCGCTGGAAGGTACACGGGCAGCCCTCAGTTGGGGGGTTCTCAGAGCTTTCAAGCTGAGAAGGTCCATGCCCAGGACATCAAGGAGGCCAGATCCCCAGTGCATGCGCTATCTCTAACACACACCCATTCACGCACGATTATTCATTCAGTCCATTATTAAGTATTTATAATGTGCCAGGCTGAGACAAAATCTACCCCTTCATGATATGGCCTAGtgaagtagaaagtgaaagtgttagtcgcagagtcgtgtccgactctttgtgaccccatggaccatagcccaccaggctcctctgtgcgtgggatttcccaggcagaaatactggagtgggttgccattcccttctccaggggatcttcccaacccagggacccacCCTTTCACTTTCTACTCCACTAGACCACGTCATAAAGGGGTCGTTTTTGTCTCAGTGTTCATTACTGTGTTCCCAAGTCCTGGAATAAACAATGGAGTAGAAAAGGAATAAGCAAACAAACTATGGTAATAAAAGTCCCAAGGGTAAGCAGTGCTGTGGAAGAAAATTCAAGAATGAGAGTTTAATAATAGACTTCAGTCTTGGCGGTGAGGGAGTGAACCCTAGGGAGAGCTGGGAAGGTCACAGTTGAGGCTGAAAGAACAACCAGGAGCAAGGGCGTGCACATGTCCACCCACAGGTGTGATTCATATACACTGGCCAGTGGAAAGGGGTTATTCTTTGGTGTTATGGGGTTCTGATGGTGGGTTTAGCATccaaggcagaggaggaggggctgTGCTTGAAGCAGCTCCTTTCGGAGGACTGgtctttatcttttatcttatAGCCGCTGTCCTGGAAACATGTTTGCAGCCCCGTCGGCTCTCCTGCCTCTGTTCCTTCTCAGGGGCATCTTTTTACCACCTTGTGGAACGTGGAGTTTCTTGTCAACGCTTGGTGGTGGCGAGGGTTGGAGGAATGACTGAATGTCATTTTCCTATAGAAAGGAGGCCTGTGACAAGCCTGGAATTGCCTCTGAAATGTCAACAAAGCACCCTTGAGCATTCTGATATTTGTCACTGCAGAAGGCCCTGCAGGTGACAGCGTCCACAGTGGGAATAGAGAGATGCTGCTAAAGGAGTAAAGCCAGGAGGAGCCTGGAACTCCAGTGCTCGGGATCCAAAACACCTGCCATTTCTAGAACCTGAATACATCCCATAATGTTAAGAGGAAAGCTCATTCCAGAGCCTTCCTGCCATTAATCAGCTCCCAGAATACCTGCCTCTCCGGATACAATGCCGTGTCTTGAGATGCTGAAATCTAGTTTTAGTGGGAGCCGGTCTCGATAACCACTCTGTCTTCCTGGGTCTCAGATGTGCTGGACACAGAGGACTCCTGTCTTCTAAATTCCCTCTACGTGCTTGGCTTCATGGCATTAATATTTCCTGGTTTTCTCCTccatgtaagaaaaataaattgtggcAAGACCCATACAACATAAAACTTACCACATTTAGCCATTTTGAAGTGTAttgttcagtagtgttaagtccAGTCACATGGTTGTACAACTGATCTCAaggactttttcatcttcccagactgacactatacccattaaacaattcTTCATCTCCTCCACCCCCACTGTGGCAACTACCATTTTACTTACTGTCTCTGGTTTGATAACTCCATGTACCTCATATGAGTAAATCACTACAGcgtttgtctttttgtggcttatttcgcttagcataatatcctcaagattCATCTGGGTTCATCCAAGATTCAGCATGTATGAATTTCCTTTTTCAGGCTGGTATTCATCTGCTACTATTTCAACTGCTGTCCTCTCTGACTTTTCTTCCTCTGCTTGTGCCTTCAATAATTTAGCGTTCTGTACCTCTAATTGTCCTCCCAGCCTCCTATCAGTTTATGGATTGGTCCCCCACAATTTTATCCATGCCTGCGACTTCCAATAATTTGTTGATGACCCCAAACCTATATCTCCAGCCCAAATTACTCTCCCGAGATCCAGGCTGGTTGGAAGCTTTACAGATAATTCCCTCAAATGcagcttgtttaaaaaatttttatttggactGTGCCGGGTCCTAATTGTTGCacatggaatctttagttgtggcatgcgggattttTAGTTATGGCGTGTGGGATGtatttccctgatcagggattgaacccaggcttctGGTGTTGGGAGTCATAGCCACTGGCCCATGAGGGAAGTCCTCGAATGTAGCATATTCACAAGTTCATCTCTCTctatcagaaatatttttctcctataTTCCCTATCTCACTGGGTGGTATCACCATGCCCCTATGGCTAACATGCAGGCGGAATTGCTTTTTTGCCTCTACcactttttcacttcatttttataatctgaaagtgaatgtcgctcagattctctactgtctgagccaccagggaatctgcctgcgatgcaggggactcggtttcagtccctgggtcagaagatcccctggagaaggaaatggcaacccagtccagtattgttgactggagaattccatgggcagaggagcctggcgggctacagtccatggaatcgtaaagtgctggacatgactgagcagctaacattttCACAGTTTGTAATCGGACTCTGATTTCTCCCTGGAGAACCACCTTAATCCTCACTCCCAGTCCAAGTGCTTCAAGTGTCCTTCCAACTCAGTCTCGTATGACCTAGTGACCTGGTCCTTAGCCGATCAACACAGAAAGTCTCAAGGAGCTTTGTCCATATTCATTTGTTTCGTTCCCACCACAATCTTATACTTTGGGGACTATAGTTATTCCCGATtgacagatgagggaactgagtcACAGAGGAATTTATGGGATTTGTTCAAAGCCGCGCAGAGCCAGTCAGTGGCAAAGCTGGGGCTCAGGCTGTCCTTCAGTGACCAATATGGGGACATCCCGTCAGACAGCACACCGTTTCTCACAGCTAGAGCAGGAATGTGAACTTGTAGACTGCTGTGAAAGAAGTACCCCGAAAGACCCTGACCGAGCCTGTGGGTCAGAAGCCTTCCCTGGGGAAGCAGTGACTGAGCACTCCCCCTTGCCTTAACCTGTCCTAACTCATGACATGGTAACTCATCACGTGGTGATGATGGAGGCAGGAGCTCTGAATTACAGGATGCAGGAGAAGGGGCCAGCAGGGAAGGTTGGGGCAGGGGTGGTAAATGCTATGCGGTGTGCTGAGTTTGTGATGTCTTTGGGACATGCACATCATATAGTTTTGTGAGTCGGAATCACAGGTGTGTTAAATCAGCTTTCACTTGATACAGGTTTaatgaatgtttgttgagtgagtgagtgaataaacACCCTTGAGGATGGGAAAGCTTTAGGAAACTGTCAGCTCTCCCTGCACAGATGGGGGTgctatttggctgtgccaggtcagTGCAGACAGATCCCACTGGTTGGCCCAAGTCACACGAGAGGGGCGCTTTTAGCCCATGGCAGCACACTTCCTGTCACTTCCCAGGCAGTGAAGTCCCTCTGGCCCCTGATTCCCTCCCAGCCCAGCCTAGAGCAGGGTGGGCTCCCAGGGACTGTGAACGATATAAACAACCACGGAAATTCCCCGGGGCAGACTACACCTCTCAGAGGGTCTTCCTACTTCTCTTAACTGGTTCCTCTGGGTTTAGAGGATGAGGGGCTGAGATTTGAGTCTTGTGCTCCTAACTTCCTCCTGGAATAAATTTGAGTTCCTAATGGAAGGGAGGCTTCTCCCCTGAAGGAGGGGCTTCTATATCTCAGTGCTTCTCCAGCTGGTGGGTGAGCCTGGGTGCCTCCTGGGTCCCTGGGCCCTGTGTTTCCTTTGGCTGATGCCCATGCTGTTGGAAATATCACGTGTTCTCTCTCCAGAGCCCATTGCCCTGGTTTGCAGGAGGTGCCTGAGTGAGACCCAGCCAGGAAGCACAGCTCCCATCTCCCCACGTGGCCTAGCAGTGGGGCCAAGCCCGGCTCACCAGGCAGACCAGTTCAGCAAGATTAGAATCTAAGAGCAGAGGCCAGGAATGGAGCCCCCTGCCTCAGCTGGTACCCAAACCAGCCCCTCTGTTCTGACCCTGTCTCCCCGCGTTTGTCCACCGGGAGGGCCTGCAGAGGCCTGGCCCTGCGCTGCCCACAGCTCTGCCACCCGTTCTGCCCACAGCCAGGTCCTCTACCCTCAGCACCTGCCCAGCCCTACCTTTCGGGAGCACCACGACGTGGGCCTGGGCCCTCTGCTTCCGTCTCAGGCCTTCATACTGGGCTCGCAGGAGCTGGATGTTAAGCAGGGGCCCTTTCCGGGGGGCCGGAGGCCCGGAGCCCTCAGCCATGTAGCAAGAGCCCAGCTGCCAGAAGTGGGGCAGGGCGGGGCACGGGCAGGGCAACCCCTTCATCCGGATCTGGGAGGAAAGCAAACACGGATGGGCGGGGCGAGGGGGTGGTGGGGCTCAGGGAAGTGAGGAGGAAGGTAGCCAGATCCCGTGGAGAGCAAGGTAGGGAGAGTGAGAAAtggaggaggggaggtggggtggaaaGGGCCGGTCGGGGGGCAGGGGGCTGCAAGAGGGAAattgagggagagggaagggaaggagggggtCCAAAGAGGGGATACAGAATGGAGGAAGAAGGTGACAGCAGAGATGGACGGCGGAGAAGCGTGAGGACTGGAgggcagcaggaggaggaagagggcaagGAGCAAATAGAAGTGAGAAActgaggagctgggggcagggcgAAAGGCAAGCCCAGCTGCTCAGATCCTTTTAGCGTCCAGGGGATGTCCTGCTCCAGGTCCTTCGCTGCTTGATCCTAAAGTGCAAAATCCAGGAGCTCCCATGACACCTCCTGTTTCCTGGCAGAGCTGGAGCTAAGTGCTGAGGGAGGCCAGGTGCCCAACTTGGCTCACGCCTCTCGGACTGGACTGCGGATGCTTGTCAGCAAACCTGCCCGTTTGGTTGGCAGTTGGCGAAGGAGCTGGTGCCCAGGGGATATGCACCAGCATTGGGCAGAGGGAGACCGACCCAGCAGCAAGGTACCCCTGAGACCTCCACTCACCCCCACGGTGTGCAACCCGGGAGAAAGCCCAGCCCCAGCGAGCCGTGGCCTCCAGCCAGCCCCACCCCCTTTGACATTCAGTGTAGCCTCTGTGGTCTCAGCATTTCCCAACCAGTCAGGTTGGTGTTTGTCTTACCCACAGCTGGGTGCACCCTCCCCCTCTGCTTGGCAGCCCCACCGTGCCTACATCCTGTTTGAATCCTAAACTctgtctctctttcacacacatcaGCTTTGATCTATCCTGGGCTGCATTTGACCGATAAAGCTTTCTATCTTCTCCTAACACAGTTACCCAAAGTATTTGCAGaggcagtggaaacagtagcagctGAATTTAGAGACATTTTGGAAAGCAGTGGGATGGTATTTAGCCATAGGACATTGGACAAGAGATGGAGCGTAAATCTTTGTTAGGTGATATATGccatatgggcttcctaggtggtgctagtggtaaagaacccgcctgccagtgcaggagacataagagatgcaggttcaagccctgggttgggaagatccccttgagaagggaatggcagcccagtccagtattctcgcctggagaatcccaaggacagaggagcctggcaggctacagtccatggggccaccaagagtcagacacgatggaggtacgcacacagcacacacatgccATACGCATGTAGGCTGTATGCTGTGTTGGGTAGTGTGTGCTGCTGTAATAAGGTACCACGGGCTGGCGTCAACAGCAAGAATTCATTGTCCCACAGGTCTGAAGGCcgcaagtccaagatcaaggtgtcagcaaggttGGTTCCTTCTGGGATCTGAGAGGgaatctgttccatgcctctcattttgcttctggtggtttgctggcagCCTGGGGCATTTCCTGGCTTGTAAAAGCATCACCTGACCTTGGCCTTTGTAGTCACATGATGTATGTGTGTCTCTGAGTCCAACTTACCCTTTGTATAAGGACACGAGTCCTACTGGATTAGGACCCATGCTAACGACCTCATCTTAAGTCAGCCTTTCTATCTGCCATGATCCAGTTGCCAGATAAGGTCACAGTCTGAGGTACtagttaggacttcaacatctgGATTTGGGGGTCACACTTTAACTGCTACCAGGTAGAGAAGTGGTAGACCCGTCATGGAGATGGCACAGGAGAGGAGCAGATTGGGGCGATGGAGAGGAAGAGGGATTTGTTTTAGATGTGATATTTGACGTGCCTCTGGTCGTTGAGTCATCAGGAGGGAGCTGGAAGCTTGGTAGGGAGATGCAGATGTCATCATTTGTGAAAAAGATACAGTTCATTATTGGAAAAGTTTTATCATTAGACAGTCATGCATACAGGGGATTGAGAGATGGTCTAAAgttgctttcttttccctttcagtcCCCGCTAGCTTGTTCAAGTTCATGTTTGATGGGTAGGAGAGAGGTCTCTCCTGTGCACTTCtgccttcttcttttctcttgtcCCAGTGTCTAACTTCTTTGTCTTGGCTTCTGGTCTGTCATTACGTTCTAGCTATTGAGAGAGGGGATGAATGGTCTAGGCTAGTGTAGCTTCTACAAGAttacattttaacataatttctGTGCTACTCTTTTGTTTAAATGGTCTCACTGTCTTTCCCTCACCTCCTCAAGACCTCCACAATTATCCTGGCTTGGGTTGAGGAGGGCTCCATCAATGGGAGAGTATATACTCCAGGAAGAGGGTTATGAAGGTGAAAATGTTCACCCTACCTCCTAAGAATGGAAGTCTTCAGCTCATATGTGGCAGCTGAAGTCTTAGGATTGAATGAAATTTCCAATTTAGGAGGCTATTTCAAGATACCAAGCTCTGGGAAGACCAATATTTAAGGGGCAGGTAGAAGTAAAAAGGTAAtgttgaaaaacataaaaagtgaAATCAAAACGATGGGAGAGAAAACAGTGAAGAGGGGCATCCCAGATTTCCAGGAGGGAAAGAAATGTCACCAAAGAGCCAGGGTGGCAAAACTGGGGAGACAGAGTCTCCTGATCTCCCTTCCGGCCCTGTAGAATAGCACCTGAGAAATATGTGCAGAAGACTGGTTCTCAGTCTGGTTACACATTAAAATCACCTTgggaggtctttttttttttttttaatatttatttgtttagctgtgctgggtcttagttgcgacatgcAGAATCCTCGATCTTTCTTGTGgcctgtgagatctagttccctgatcagggatcgaacccggccccctgccttgggaggttggagtcttagccactggaccaccagggaagtcccaaaaccaccttgggaggttttttttttttttttttaaacattcatttatttatttggtggcaTTGGGTCTTTCGCTGTGGCACACAGACTGTCTAGGTGAGGCGTGCAGCCTCCAgagtgcacgggctcagtagttacagcgtGCAGGCTTAGTTTCTCTATGGAATGTGAGaacttagctccccgaccagggatcgaacctgaatcctCAGCATTGCaaagaggattcttaaccactggaccaccagggaagtcccccaccctggaagttaaaaaaaaacacccatgCTGCAGTGCCTCCCCTAAATATTCTGATTCACCTAGTCTGGGGTGGTGTCTGGATACTGGTGTGTGTCTAAAATTCTCCACTGCTCTGGAGAGTTAACTGCCCAGACTCTCGAGTCTCTGGGTTATTGGTTGAGAGACAGTGGTGGGAAATAGCCCAagcttcttcattccttttttttttaatcagggagCCTCTCTagcagcagcttccctggtggctcagatggtaaagaatctgcccacagtgtaggagattcaagagactcaggttcaatccctgggtcaggaagatcccctggagaaggaaatggcactttTCCTTCTCAGCAAATGGAatccacttcaggattcttgcctgaagaattccatggacagaggagcctggtgggttatacaatccatagggtcgcgaagagtaagacatgactgagcgaccaataCTTTTCCTTTCTCTACTTGGAGTTGAAAATAATACGGGCCCCTCCATTCTAGTCCAGCTGCATCTGCCATAAAATTGGACTCCATTTCTACTGCATTTGACATCTGTCAGTCTTCATCTTTTAATAGTAACTGTTATCCTTTTCTCTGGTTCAATCTTTGTAGGTATTCTAACGGGAATTAGGAGAGGCTACCAGCTGCTGGCTGCTTGCCTGTTAGAAgcttaaattctttccttaattcatatggttcctctctctcttttaataccCAAATCTTTCATCTATTTAGAATTGATTTTAGTATTAGAGTTTTAGATAAAGCATGAATCTAgctattttttcctccaaataattGCCCTGTTGCAGAGTACCACTTATTGAATAAATTTCCCTTTCCCTATGATTtgcaataacagtaataatagtgtaagaaaaaaaaattggcaatgGTATCCCATCCCAGAGAGTcctctgaaataaataaaaagtatgatTGAGCTGTAGCCCTTCTTGAAAAATGATGACAGCTACCACTGGAAGGACATGATTTATTATACGGGTGGACTCACCAGCAGAGCAAGAAAAAAGCTTGCTTAGGGTTCAAGACACCAGAGAGGGATGAGATgccctgttattttaaaaaaatattttctcttttccatatggtttaGACTGTAGTGAAGCTGAAAATGAAAGTCCGTGTTGAGAGATAAGCATGTGTGTAATCTAACAAGGTCACTGATGAAAGGAACCGCTTTCCCTGGGGCTCTCAGGAAAGCTTAGAGTAAAGGAAATGAGACCTAGAGGATCCAAGTCCACTCCAGTTCAAAGGGCCCAGCCCCTCTATAAGACATGGATGACAAAGGTGTCACTTATCACTAGAATACTATCCCAGAGAGAATCTCTCAGACCAGAGGCACTATAAAGGCCAGCCAAGGTGGGTGGAGATTCAGAGACTTGAAGAAGAAGCCCACAGGGGAGGTGGTTTGTGAGCCAAAGGCCAGGAGAGCCAGGTATGTGTAGGGGTGGGTGGTCAACAGGAGTGGATTCCATCTTGGTGCAGGACTTAAGTCCTTTCCCCTAGAGACTCTAGGAAAAGCTTAAGATACCCTGATCTTTAGTTGTTCCTCTTCTCTGTACTAATTTCACTCTAAAACTATCCCACCCCACAGCTTGGTGATGTAGCCTTAGACCAAAAGGACAAGATGGCGATGGATAGGATCCTCCCTGGGTATCTTCTTGCTGGTTCCAGTGAGAAGGGGGCTCAGCCTGATCGCTTTTGGTGAATGATGCCAGattcgtgatctccaaagaagaagctttagctttgggaccaggaccagacttgatcactcaagagcttttgtgtagcagagctttattaaagtataaaaagggagagagaaagcttctgacatagacatcagaagggggacagagcgtgccccctcactagtcttagcaagggagctatatacttttaaaattggttattacagtaaatcaaaagaatgtctcaaggttgtaaaggtcttactAGACagactcccacaatttacatttaagatgacaggattagaactaacaatagaaagatcttaccagacccactccctgtctgacttttttcgagcccatggactgtacatggaattctccaggccagaatactggagtgggtagcctttcccttctccagggcatcttcccaacccagggattagaacccaggtcttctacattgcaggtggaatctttatcagctgtgccacaagggaagcccactcccATAGTatacattttaaggtaacaggATTATTTAAGAAggttctcaagaaaaagaaacaagtcctcaggcaggatacattgttatatagtctttcagttcagttcagttcagttcagtcgctcagtcctgtccaactcttttcgaccccatgaattgcagcatgccaggctgcagtccatggggtcgctaagagtcagacacgactgagcgacttcactttcactttttcactttcgtgcattggagaaggaaatggcaacccactccagtgttcttgcctggagaatcccagggacgggggagcctggtgggctgacgtctatggggtcacacagagtcggacacgactgaagtgacttagcagtagcagtagcaggcctccctgtccatcaccaactcctggagttcattcaaactcatgtccatcgagtcagtgatgccatccagccatctcatcctctgtcatccccttctcctcctgcccccaa
Above is a window of Bos indicus isolate NIAB-ARS_2022 breed Sahiwal x Tharparkar chromosome 8, NIAB-ARS_B.indTharparkar_mat_pri_1.0, whole genome shotgun sequence DNA encoding:
- the C8H9orf152 gene encoding uncharacterized protein C9orf152 homolog; the protein is MKGLPCPCPALPHFWQLGSCYMAEGSGPPAPRKGPLLNIQLLRAQYEGLRRKQRAQAHVVVLPKGGNLPAPAESMVSAVWINKERRHSLTPEEAAPEAEEMLEEDDRGCLQTPESPWHTHLEMHRLVQTFRQGTSLHVRHKDKFTGSEPRLPGLFEDTQMTQQETTIPETAQPECQADESQTKTVGSGFHVGTQGPPAIKRPHRAGKPAHYPFPQRKTPRISQAARNLGLYGPV